The Mycolicibacterium insubricum DNA segment GCCGACGCCCGGCTCGCCGATGAGCACCGGGTTGTTCTTGGTGCGACGGCTCAGCACCTGCATGACCCGCTCGATTTCCTTCTCCCGGCCGATCACCGGGTCGAGCTTGCCCTCCATGGCGGCGGCGGTCAGGTTGCGGCCGAACTGGTCGAGGACCAGCGAGGTCGACGGGGTGCCTGCCTCGCCGCCGCGGCCACCGGTACCGGCCTCGGCGGTCTCCTTACCCTGGTAGCCACTCAGCAGCTGGATTACCTGCTGGCGCACCCGGGTCAGTTCGGCGCCGAGCTTGACCAGCACCTGGGCGGCGACGCCCTCGCCCTCACGGATCAGGCCGAGCAGAATGTGCTCGGTGCCGATGTAGTTGTGGCCGAGCTGCAGCGCCTCACGCAGGCTGAGCTCCAGCACCTTTTTGGCGCGCGGGGTGAACGGGATGTGCCCGGACGGTGCCTGCTGGCCCTGGCCGATGATCTCCTCGACCTGGCTGCGCACGCCCTCCAGCGAGATGCCGAGCGATTCCAGCGACTTGGCGGCGACACCCTCGCCCTCGTGGATCAGGCCCAGCAGGATGTGCTCGGTGCCGATGTAGTTGTGGTTGAGCATCCGGGCCTCTTCCTGGGCCAGGACGACAACACGACGGGCGCGGTCGGTGAATCTTTCGAACATCAGCGGTTACCTGCTCTCCTCGACTCGGGCGACCTCTTGATCCCACTCTAGTGGGCCGCCTCCCGAGCTGCCTTACCTTGGGCTACCCGCACAGGGGTACCCCGCTTGCATTTGGCAACGTCGGGACCCCGTCAGATGCTTCCGGCGGCCGGGTTGCTTCGCCACAGGCGAAACTCCCCAACCGCCGGAGAGGTGGGTGCGGCTACACCGAGGCGTGGTAGGCCTCGACGATCTCGGCGGAGATGCGCCCGCGGCTGGAGACGTTGTGGCCGTTCTTGCGGGCCCATTCGCGGATCGCGGCGCTCTGCTCACGGTCGATGCTGGCGCGGCCCCGTCCGCCCGAGGTCGGAGCTCCGCCCGGGCCGCCGCGGCCGCGCCGGCGTCCACCGGTGCGACGCCCGGCGTCCACCCACTTCTTCAGGTCGCTGCGCAATTTCGCGGCATTCTTGGCCGACAGGTCGATCTCGTAGTTGACGCCATCCAACGCGAATTCGACGGTTTCGTCGGCATCCGCGCCGCCATCGAAATCGTCGACCAGCGTGACGGTGACCTTTTTCGCCATAATAGGGGACAACCTTTCAACGGGGGTGAATTTCCCGTCAATGTACACCGCTATTGCTACTCGGCGGTAATTGCGACATTCCTCACACGTGGCGTCGGACAATCGGAAACAAAACGGTTTCCCGAATTGACAGCCCGGTCAGTGCCATCAACAGACGATCGAGTCCCATTCCGGTGCCGGTGGTCGGCGGCATCGCGTATTCGAGGGCGGCCAGGAAATCCTCGTCGAGCACCATTGCCTCGTCGTCACCGGCCGCAGCCGCCCGGGCCTGGGCGACGAACCGCTCACGCTGCACGATCGGATCGATCAACTCCGAATAGCCGGTGGCCAATTCGAATCCGCGGACGTAGAGGTCCCACTTCTCGGTCACCCCGGGGATACTGCGGTGCTGGCGGACCAGCGGGGTGGTCTCCACCGGGAAGTCGCGGACGAACGTCGGCGCACTCAACGTGTCGCCAACGGCGTGCTCCCACAGTTCTTCCACCAATTTCCCGTGCCCGTAGCCGCGGTCGCGCGGGATTTCCACACCGAGCCGATCCGCGATGGACCACAGATGCTCCGCGGAAGTATCCGGGGTGATTTCCTCACCGAGCGCCGCCGACAGCGACGGGTACATTTCCAGGACCTTCCATTCCCCATCAAGATCGTAGTGACTGCCGTCGGGCAACAGCACCGACCGGGTGCCCAGTGCCTCGTCGGCGACCTCCTGAATTACCTCGCGGGTGGTGATCGCGGAGTCGTTGTAATCGCCGTAGGCCTGATAAGTCTCCAGCATGGCGAATTCCGGAGAATGGGTGGAATCGGCACCCTCGTTGCGGAAGTTGCGATTCAGTTCGAATACCCGGTCCAGGCCGCCGACGACGCAGCGCTTGAGGAACAGCTCCGGGGCGATCCGCAGGTAGAGATCGGTGTCCAGCGCGTTGGAATGGGTGACGAACGGTCGGGCCGCCGCGCCGCCGGGCTGGATCTGCAGCATCGGCGTCTCCACCTCGAGGAAGTCCCGGCGCTCCAGCGCGTTGCGCAGGGCACGGACCACCTTGATTCGGGTGCGGGCGGTGTCGCGGGCGGCGGGGCGCACGATGAGGTCGACGTAGCGCTGCCGGACCCGGGATTCCTCGTTCATCTCCTTGTGCGCGACGGGCAGGGGGCGCAGCGCCTTGGCCGCCATCTGCCACGAGTCGGCCAGCACCGACAGTTCCCCGCGCCGCGAGCTGATCACCTCGCCGTGCACGAACACGATGTCGCCGAGGTCGACGTCGGCCTTCCAGGCGGCCAGCGCGTCCTCGCCCACCCCGGCCAGGCTGATCATCGCCTGCAGCTGGGTGCCGTCACCGTCCTGCAGGGTGGCGAAGCACAGTTTCCCGGAGTTGCGGGCGAACACCACCCGGCCGGCGACGCCGACCTGCTCGCCGGTGGCGGTGTCGGCCGCCAGGACGGGATGGGCGGCGCGGACCTGGGCCAAGGTGTGGGTGCGCGGCACCGTGACCGGGTACGGGTCGACGCCCTCTGCCAGCAGCCGCTCCCGCTTGGCCTGCCGGATGCGGTACTGCTCGGGCAGGTCGTCGTCGATATCAGCGGCGCTCACGTCCTGGGAGCCTATCGGGGTGCGGTCAGGAGAACACGAAGGGGCGCTCGCCGGTGTTCGCGCGCCCGGCGCCGTCGGCGACCGGATCGACCACCTGGCCGAAGTCGAGCTTGACGATCCGGTCGGCGCAGCGGAAGTACCGGTCGTCGTGGGTGATGACGACGACGGTCTTCCCGCGCCGGGCCAGGTCCGGGACGATCTCGGTGTAGAAGACGTCGCGGAATCTCGGTTCCTGGTCGGCGGCCCACTCGTCGAACACGTACACCGCCCGATCCTCCAGCAGCGCGGTCAGCAGCGCCAGCCGTTTGCGCTGTCCCTGGGACAGGTCCACGGTGGACAGCCGGCCGTCGGCGACGGTGACCTTGTGCGCGATCTGCAGCCGCTCCAGCAGGTCCCGGACCTCCTGGTCCAGCCCGGGCCGGTCCATGCCCAGGTAGTCCTCGAACAGGAAGAAGTCGGTGAACACCGCCGCGCAGTTCTGCCGCAGCAGCTCGACGTTGCCGCCGGTGACCGGGACGCCGTTGACGGCGATCTGGCCGGCGGCCGGGGTGTAGAGGCCGGTGATCAGCTTGGCGAGGGTGGATTTGCCGCTGCCGTTGCCGCCGACGACGAAGGTGATCTGGCCGGGTTCGAACACCAGGTCCAGCGGGCCGAGGTGGAATCCGGCCGGCGGCGGGCCCGGCGGCGGCATTCCCGGCATCCCCGGGGCGCCGGGTGCTCCCGCCGGGCCGGGCGGTCCGGCGGGAGCGCCGGGGGGCGGGCCGAAGCCGGCGGGCGGGGGGCCGTGGTGGGCTCCCGGCGGTGGCGGTGGCATGCCCGGCAGCGGTGCCTCGCCGTGATAGGTGTAGCCCACCCCGGTCAGTTCCAGCCGGGCCAGCTCCAACTGCGGCACGCCGTCGACGTCGACCTCGCGGCCCTCGGGCGGGTTGGCGATGGACAAGTTCAGCGCGTTGATCTTGGCCAGCGCCACGTCGCCGCGCAGCAGGTCGGGGATGCGCTGCATGAAGTTCTGCATCGGCATCGCCAGGTACATGGTGATCAGCACGTAGCCGACCATCACCGGCCGCGGCAGGCTCAGCGCGGTGGCCAGCACGAACAGCACCGTCGCCATGGTCACCAGCTGCAGAACCCGCCCGTAGCCGTGGGCGATGGCGAAACCGCTCTCCGCCGAGACGTTTGCCTCACGCAGGTCGGCGGCCGCGCCCAGCAGGTGGCGGTCCAGGAAGTCGGCGCGGCGGCCGCGGTGCAGCTTGAGTTCCTTGATGCCGACGGTCATCGACTGGAACGCCCGCAGCAGCGAGTCCTCGTGTTCGCGGGCCCGCTGGTAGGTGCGCCGGATCCGGCGCAGCGCCAGTTCGACGCCGAAGATGCCGGCCAGCGTGCCGCCGACCATCACCGCGAAGATGGGTCCGGACAGGATCGCCAGGAACACCAGGCAGCCGGCGATGGTCACCAGATCGACGCAGACGCTCGGGATGGCGCTGACCGCCCCGGACAGGGTGCGGATGTCCTCGGTCAGCGTCGCGATCAGCCGGTGCGAGCCGAGCCGTTCCAGGTGTTCCAGGGGTGCCGCGAGGACCCCGGAGCTGAGCTGGGCCCGCATGGCGAAGATGGCCCGCTGGGTGAGCCGGATCAGCAGGATCTGTGAGACGACGCTGCCGGCCAGCGCGATGGCCGCGGTCACCGCGAACCAGGCTGGTTTGGTGGGCGCCCCGTCGGGCGCCAGTACGCCGCTGATCAGCGACAGCAGATAGGTGTTGGCGATCCCGCTGACCAGGCCGGCCAGCATGACCACCAGGATGCGGGACGAGGAAATCCTGAACAGGAATCTGATCGTCTTCATCGCGGCACCTCCTCTCGGTTCTGGGCGCTATTCGGTTCTGGGCGCTTCGGTGATTTCAGCGGCGGATGATGTCGAATAGCATGCCCTCCAGGGCCACCCCGGGCCCGAAGGAGAACGCCACCCCGGTGGAGATGGTCGAGTCCGCATCCTCCTGGGCGACAAGGTGTTCCAGGACGAAAAGCAGCGCGACGCTGAGCAGGTTGCCGTAACCGGCAAGCACGTCCCAGCTGGCGGCGGCAACCTCGGGGGCCACGCCGAGTGAGCGCACCGACTCGGAGATGATCTTCGGGCCGCCCGGATGGATGGCCCACGCGTCGATGTCGGCGATACCCAGGTCGTGCGGCGCCAGCGCGGCCGTCACCGCCGGGCGCACCCCGGCCAGGATGTAGTCGGGCAGGTCCGGCGACAGCTCGCAGGTGATCCCGTTGTGGTTGACGCCCAGCACGATTCCGTCGGCCGCGTCGTCGAACAGATGAGTGAAGGTGTCCCGGATGACCACCTTGCCCGGGCTCAGCGGGTGCTGCACAGCGCCGGCGCCGATCACCACCGCGGCGGCGCCGTCACCGAACAGCGAGTGGGTGATGATGTCGTTGACGTCGTCGGCGAACGCCGCGTTGACCGACGACATCTCCAGGCACACCAGCAGGGCCTTGCGGTCCGGGTGCGCACGGACGTAGTCGGATGCGGTGCGGATGCCGTTCATCGCCGCCGCGCAGCCCATGAAGTTGACCACCAGCCGCGATACCGTCGGGCTCAGGCCCAGACCCCGGATGACGGCGACGTCGACGCCGGGTGCGATGAAGCCGGTGCTGGTGACGAACACCAGCAGCCCGATGTCGGCGGCCGCGCCGGGGACCGCGGCCACCGCCCGGCCGGCGACGTCGACGGCCAGCGGGGCGGCGTGGGCGTAGAACAGGTTCATCCGCTCGCGGATATTGGCCGGAGTCGTTCGGACGCCGGTGAATTCGTCGTCGATCGGGTCGACGGCCAGATGCCGGGTGTTGACCATGGTGTTGCGGTGGATCCGGGTGACGCGCTCACGCTGGGTGGGGTCGGCGAACAGCGCGGCGGTGCGCACCGCGGCGTCGTTCTGGTCGACCACTCGGGCCGGGGCGCCGGTGGCGATGCTCTCGATCACCGCGATGCTGCTCGGCGGGGCCGGGGGCAGTGCGCCGACTAGTGGTGCAACGCGTTCGGCGAGCGGAGCCTCGGTCTGCTGCATGGGGTACTCCTGTCCGCGAATCATCTCGGCCGCCTATACCGTGCCGATGCCGAAACCGGCTTTGGCGTAGTCGAATCCGTTCTTCCAGGCCGACGGTGACACGTGCTCGCGCAGCACGCCCCAACCCCGGTCCTGCGCCTGGCGCGACGGTGTGGTCAGGTATCCGCGGGCCAGTTTCGGCAGCCGGTCGGTCAGGAAGCTCTTGGCCGGTAGCCATTCGATGCCGGACTTGGCCGCCTCCTCGCGGACCATGTCCTCGCAGGCGATGTTGGCGTAACCGCTGCGCTGGAACGGGAGTGCGTGGTGCACCCGGTGCGAGCTCAGCCCAGCCGACAGGAAGCAGTCGACGTAGCGGTTGCCGATCACCTTGAGGTCGTAGGACTTCTCGATCTGGTGCGCGGCCCATTCCCCGTCGCACAGGCCGGGTCCCTGTTCGGGGCCGCTGGGCTTCTCCGGGGCGATGTCGACGTCCTCGTCGAAATCGTGGCTGGCGACGATCAGGAAGGTGCTCACCCACAGCGTCACAACGAACTGCAGTGTCCAGGCCAGCCAGTTGCCGGTGGCCACGAAGATCACCAGTTCGCCGATCAGCAGGATCCGCACCAGTGCCGATCCGGCGAAGTGTGCCATCGCGTTCCGGGTTCCGCCGTAGGCCTCGTCCACCCCGACCTTGCGGGTGATCCAAGCGACGTCGACGATCCGCAGCGGCATGCCGACGATCAGGTGCCCGAACTTGTGCAGCGTGTGCACCGGGATCCGCAGTAGCCGCGGCAGGCCCATCATCATGGTGAACACGTTGCGCTTGATGTCCACCTCACTCTGGGTGTGCGGGTGGTGCAACATGATGTGCCCGTCGATGGTGACCAGCGTCAGCGCCACGTAGTTCATGTCAAAGGCGTTGGCCAGCAGTCGGGTCGGGCCGCGTTGCGCGCGGTGGATGGCGTAGTGGCCGTAGCCGGCCAGCGCAGAGCG contains these protein-coding regions:
- a CDS encoding type III polyketide synthase; the protein is MQQTEAPLAERVAPLVGALPPAPPSSIAVIESIATGAPARVVDQNDAAVRTAALFADPTQRERVTRIHRNTMVNTRHLAVDPIDDEFTGVRTTPANIRERMNLFYAHAAPLAVDVAGRAVAAVPGAAADIGLLVFVTSTGFIAPGVDVAVIRGLGLSPTVSRLVVNFMGCAAAMNGIRTASDYVRAHPDRKALLVCLEMSSVNAAFADDVNDIITHSLFGDGAAAVVIGAGAVQHPLSPGKVVIRDTFTHLFDDAADGIVLGVNHNGITCELSPDLPDYILAGVRPAVTAALAPHDLGIADIDAWAIHPGGPKIISESVRSLGVAPEVAAASWDVLAGYGNLLSVALLFVLEHLVAQEDADSTISTGVAFSFGPGVALEGMLFDIIRR
- the lysS gene encoding lysine--tRNA ligase, translated to MSAADIDDDLPEQYRIRQAKRERLLAEGVDPYPVTVPRTHTLAQVRAAHPVLAADTATGEQVGVAGRVVFARNSGKLCFATLQDGDGTQLQAMISLAGVGEDALAAWKADVDLGDIVFVHGEVISSRRGELSVLADSWQMAAKALRPLPVAHKEMNEESRVRQRYVDLIVRPAARDTARTRIKVVRALRNALERRDFLEVETPMLQIQPGGAAARPFVTHSNALDTDLYLRIAPELFLKRCVVGGLDRVFELNRNFRNEGADSTHSPEFAMLETYQAYGDYNDSAITTREVIQEVADEALGTRSVLLPDGSHYDLDGEWKVLEMYPSLSAALGEEITPDTSAEHLWSIADRLGVEIPRDRGYGHGKLVEELWEHAVGDTLSAPTFVRDFPVETTPLVRQHRSIPGVTEKWDLYVRGFELATGYSELIDPIVQRERFVAQARAAAAGDDEAMVLDEDFLAALEYAMPPTTGTGMGLDRLLMALTGLSIRETVLFPIVRRHV
- a CDS encoding fatty acid desaturase, translated to MTDQISEVAERPLPPSRPPGGPSLPDVWVYNGRAYDLTEWIAKHPGGPFFIGRSKNRDITSLVNASHVAPEKIERLLERYALDRPAVPEDVHPKNNAPAFLFTPDFNSWRDTPRYRFSDREDLLHRLKARLKEPALAARVRRADRVFNLVAALVLLGYFAVQGLWLARPGWLAAAGWYALPVFVLAMVALRSALAGYGHYAIHRAQRGPTRLLANAFDMNYVALTLVTIDGHIMLHHPHTQSEVDIKRNVFTMMMGLPRLLRIPVHTLHKFGHLIVGMPLRIVDVAWITRKVGVDEAYGGTRNAMAHFAGSALVRILLIGELVIFVATGNWLAWTLQFVVTLWVSTFLIVASHDFDEDVDIAPEKPSGPEQGPGLCDGEWAAHQIEKSYDLKVIGNRYVDCFLSAGLSSHRVHHALPFQRSGYANIACEDMVREEAAKSGIEWLPAKSFLTDRLPKLARGYLTTPSRQAQDRGWGVLREHVSPSAWKNGFDYAKAGFGIGTV
- a CDS encoding ATP-binding cassette domain-containing protein — translated: MKTIRFLFRISSSRILVVMLAGLVSGIANTYLLSLISGVLAPDGAPTKPAWFAVTAAIALAGSVVSQILLIRLTQRAIFAMRAQLSSGVLAAPLEHLERLGSHRLIATLTEDIRTLSGAVSAIPSVCVDLVTIAGCLVFLAILSGPIFAVMVGGTLAGIFGVELALRRIRRTYQRAREHEDSLLRAFQSMTVGIKELKLHRGRRADFLDRHLLGAAADLREANVSAESGFAIAHGYGRVLQLVTMATVLFVLATALSLPRPVMVGYVLITMYLAMPMQNFMQRIPDLLRGDVALAKINALNLSIANPPEGREVDVDGVPQLELARLELTGVGYTYHGEAPLPGMPPPPPGAHHGPPPAGFGPPPGAPAGPPGPAGAPGAPGMPGMPPPGPPPAGFHLGPLDLVFEPGQITFVVGGNGSGKSTLAKLITGLYTPAAGQIAVNGVPVTGGNVELLRQNCAAVFTDFFLFEDYLGMDRPGLDQEVRDLLERLQIAHKVTVADGRLSTVDLSQGQRKRLALLTALLEDRAVYVFDEWAADQEPRFRDVFYTEIVPDLARRGKTVVVITHDDRYFRCADRIVKLDFGQVVDPVADGAGRANTGERPFVFS
- a CDS encoding histone-like nucleoid-structuring protein Lsr2 → MAKKVTVTLVDDFDGGADADETVEFALDGVNYEIDLSAKNAAKLRSDLKKWVDAGRRTGGRRRGRGGPGGAPTSGGRGRASIDREQSAAIREWARKNGHNVSSRGRISAEIVEAYHASV